A genomic region of Chlorobaculum parvum NCIB 8327 contains the following coding sequences:
- a CDS encoding DUF2971 domain-containing protein, which yields MSDTGNGLAGSFNDDLLRLEEIFLPSFFYKKMQYYFSSSGLISNDVLFVHYTSAESAFSIIRNKRANMCNAVHMSDYREVQNGFNFMDDFVSKKNKHWVKFGNIIEEFLPGVFDRSIKVYNDYSRGAKDNLYFLSVSEHDESENELGRLSMWRVFGGQSNHVAIVLRIPALSVVSQALGISFNPVLYAEKDQYYYELDEVIKNVKNNEFFLKRLSPDLVVNAIVSMILVNVFCIKHKGFQEEREWRCIYLPECGLPEFSSQLIESGEDEIAGFSQKICKMPLDSAIHPMLSAIDFCKMFDSLIIGPSECPDSMYEAFCRELTNIGVLEAESKVRVSGIPVR from the coding sequence ATGTCTGACACGGGTAACGGGCTTGCGGGGAGTTTTAATGATGATCTGTTAAGATTGGAAGAGATTTTTTTGCCGAGTTTTTTTTATAAGAAGATGCAGTATTATTTCTCGAGCTCAGGCTTGATTAGTAATGATGTCTTATTTGTTCATTACACATCGGCAGAGTCTGCTTTCTCTATTATTAGAAACAAGCGCGCTAACATGTGTAACGCTGTTCATATGTCAGACTATCGGGAAGTGCAGAATGGCTTCAATTTTATGGATGATTTTGTATCAAAAAAGAATAAACATTGGGTTAAATTTGGAAATATTATTGAGGAGTTCTTGCCTGGAGTTTTTGATAGATCTATAAAGGTTTATAATGATTATTCTCGTGGAGCTAAGGATAATCTTTATTTTTTATCAGTTTCAGAGCATGATGAAAGTGAGAATGAATTAGGTCGATTATCTATGTGGAGAGTTTTTGGTGGTCAGTCAAATCATGTTGCTATAGTTCTTCGAATTCCAGCCCTATCAGTCGTTTCACAAGCTTTGGGTATATCCTTTAATCCTGTTTTGTATGCTGAAAAAGATCAGTATTATTATGAGCTTGATGAGGTAATCAAAAATGTTAAAAATAATGAGTTCTTTCTCAAGAGGCTAAGTCCAGATCTTGTTGTAAATGCAATAGTTTCAATGATTCTGGTTAATGTTTTCTGTATTAAACATAAGGGATTTCAAGAAGAGCGTGAGTGGCGTTGTATTTATTTGCCAGAATGCGGTTTGCCAGAATTTTCTTCTCAATTAATTGAGTCAGGTGAGGATGAAATAGCGGGTTTTTCACAGAAAATATGCAAGATGCCTCTGGATTCTGCTATTCATCCTATGCTTTCTGCTATTGATTTTTGTAAAATGTTTGACAGCTTAATCATTGGTCCTTCGGAATGCCCTGATAGTATGTATGAGGCTTTTTGTCGGGAATTAACAAATATTGGTGTTTTGGAAGCAGAGTCGAAAGTAAGGGTTTCTGGTATTCCTGTTAGATGA